From Luteolibacter flavescens:
GCACGGTCAGCTTCGAGCCCTCCGGATGCGCCCGGGTAATCTCGCGCTTGCCCTTCGATCCCGAGGAGGAGCCGCCGAGGATGTTGTAGCGGTTCGAGCGGTACTCCCGTCCGGCCACCTCGTAGCGGTAGAAGATGTCCACGGCGTAGGTGGTGCCATCGCTGTCGCTCTTGCTCGTCACGCGGCTCCAGATCACCTCGGCTTCGGTTTCCTGCCAGCCGCGCATGTCGGCCCATTCCAGAGCCTTCGGGATGACCAGGCCGACAAGGACGGCGAGCCCGGCGCAGCCGAAGAAAAGGAAGAAGACAATTCCCAGCAGGGGGCTGTCCGTGCCGCCGCTTCTCCCGCCGGAGATCGACCTCCTGCCCCCGCCGGTGAAGATCATGACCAGACCGATCAGCACGAAGAATCCGCCGAAGCCCGCGAAGGCAAGCCCGCCCCAGATCATCGCTCCGCCGGACGGGATCAGCACGGCGGTCTGCGGTTCGCCCGGCTTCACCCGGCACTCGGCAGTGACATTCGCGATGGTGGCCAGCGGCCCTTCCGGGCCCATGGCGTAGCCTTCGCGGATCTCTGCCAGATCCTCGTAGTCATCGCTGCCTTCCTTGTCCTTCCACAGGCGGGTGCCGGTGTAGGAGTGCCCATCCACCTCGTAGCGATACGACAGGTCGGGCCGGAAGGACTGCTTCTGCGACTGGTCGGCGACGATCTCGAAGCGCTCGATTATGCACGGCACGGTGTCCCAGCCCCGCGACTCGATGGCGCTCCACGTCAGCCAGATGCCGAGGAAAAGGAAGATCGAGCTGAAGGCCGTCCAGAAGATGCCGAAGATCCGCGGCCCGCATCCGACGCTCGATTCACTGCTGACACCTGCATCCACGCCGCGGATCTAGCAGATCGGTCGGTCGGGCGCGGCAGGAAAATCAAGCGCGTGATTCCAGCCACGCGACCACGTTGGCCAAGGCGCGGCCGCGGTGGCTGAGGGAGTTTTTCACCTCCGCGCCGAGTTCCGCGAAGGTCCGGTCATGGCCCTCCGGAGCGAAGAGCGGATCGTAGCCGAAGCCGCCCGCGCCATACGCCTCGCCGAAGATGCGTCCCTCCACGGTGCCGCTGAAGTCGCCGAGCACCTGGCCGCCTTCCGCGAGGACCATGGTGCAGCGGAAGCGGGCGGAGCGATCGTCCTTGCCAGCCATCTCGTCCATCAGCCGGGCGTTGTTCTTCGGGTGATTTCCCTCTTCTCCGCCATAACTGCTGGACCACACGCCGGGGGCTCCGCCGAGGGCGTCCACCTCCAGGCCGGAGTCATCCGAGAGGACCAGCCCGGGGACGTGGCGGCTGATCGCGATGGCCTTCAGCGTGGCATTCTCCAGGAAGGTGG
This genomic window contains:
- a CDS encoding DUF3592 domain-containing protein — protein: MDAGVSSESSVGCGPRIFGIFWTAFSSIFLFLGIWLTWSAIESRGWDTVPCIIERFEIVADQSQKQSFRPDLSYRYEVDGHSYTGTRLWKDKEGSDDYEDLAEIREGYAMGPEGPLATIANVTAECRVKPGEPQTAVLIPSGGAMIWGGLAFAGFGGFFVLIGLVMIFTGGGRRSISGGRSGGTDSPLLGIVFFLFFGCAGLAVLVGLVIPKALEWADMRGWQETEAEVIWSRVTSKSDSDGTTYAVDIFYRYEVAGREYRSNRYNILGGSSSGSKGKREITRAHPEGSKLTVLVDPQKPWRAVVDRSLGWWGLFALFPLPFLAVGFGGVWAIFRKRGTQPGVARRRARSGGHVAVARAARLDAKSLPADRWVRAGGSRVGTFIGFLVFTLFWNGFMTIFLREFSGFSDGGFGKVIGGFAVLFMIPFFLVGIGMIGATCYTFLSIFAPRFEVQLVGGGLKPGRSARLQWRRAGGRGEPKEFTLLLIGREEATYSQGSSTTTAKSVFHEEVLFETRIPQAMSAGGVSLRIPEDSVPTFHGKNNRIVWSVSLHANIPRMPDVRDEREIFVHPHDPSELP
- the rdgB gene encoding RdgB/HAM1 family non-canonical purine NTP pyrophosphatase; protein product: MPSDPPILVIATRNAHKTQEIREILGDRYQVMDVNDFPDLPAVEETGTTFLENATLKAIAISRHVPGLVLSDDSGLEVDALGGAPGVWSSSYGGEEGNHPKNNARLMDEMAGKDDRSARFRCTMVLAEGGQVLGDFSGTVEGRIFGEAYGAGGFGYDPLFAPEGHDRTFAELGAEVKNSLSHRGRALANVVAWLESRA